From a region of the Polyangium spumosum genome:
- a CDS encoding phospholipase D-like domain-containing protein translates to MARQRAELEVLVTTPHSTPVQGASVRLLGPRGAVVGQEIAPGRSRVLLPRRGDYELIVEPGASPFELRPLRTTIFVTPGKCGDVVAAMSGLEGARSRVTRASCEEGRSVVHVVLDYVWFSPIGAPPTLGNRVDMLVDGEDGWRAVAEALMQAKRSIRVTTWVYEPELELLRPDPLAEPAEREAHTIQRILESRAKASVLVQLLLWDPPLLPIPGEARRVAMEEGDGFEVLSEENPTERPLFDERHSLPNRLLGEVQIGSMHQKTVVVDGRVGFCGGMNMRQNDWDTRSHHLFDPCRCRFSRPSVFRARVKDGLAAADHPPRHDFMARIEGPSVAHLEENFRERWNRLLERGAPHAERATYVPPPEPAVLPEAPGRSAVQVVRTMPAPHTERGILDVYLRAVAAARRLIYIEDQYFRSTYVSEAIAEAARGNPRLSVLVITSEAQANHPFAGAFCHAGFERIREVIPHFELYSLRCAGRDGRGKRRVQEVDHHGKLLIVDDVFVMVGSCNVNDRGFEYEGECNVAVVDPAFAATVRLGLFRDYLAKDPRLGHSIERDVEVFREHAARNAEGPPEGEPHPYLVPFAPRPRRVLIFDRGVF, encoded by the coding sequence ATGGCGCGGCAGCGGGCCGAGCTCGAAGTGCTGGTCACGACGCCTCACAGCACGCCTGTCCAGGGTGCATCCGTGCGTCTGCTCGGCCCACGCGGGGCCGTGGTGGGGCAGGAGATCGCGCCGGGGCGGAGCCGCGTCCTCTTGCCGCGCCGCGGCGATTACGAGCTCATCGTCGAGCCCGGGGCCTCTCCGTTCGAGCTCCGGCCGCTGCGCACCACGATCTTCGTCACGCCGGGCAAATGCGGGGACGTCGTCGCGGCGATGAGCGGCCTCGAAGGCGCGAGGTCCCGCGTCACGCGCGCCTCTTGCGAGGAGGGCCGGAGCGTCGTCCATGTCGTCCTCGATTACGTGTGGTTTTCCCCTATTGGAGCTCCTCCGACCCTCGGCAATCGCGTGGACATGCTCGTCGACGGCGAGGACGGCTGGCGCGCGGTGGCCGAGGCGCTCATGCAGGCGAAGCGCTCGATCCGCGTCACCACGTGGGTCTACGAGCCCGAGCTCGAGCTCTTGCGCCCCGATCCGCTCGCGGAGCCCGCGGAGCGCGAGGCCCACACCATCCAGCGTATCCTCGAGTCACGCGCGAAGGCGTCCGTGCTCGTGCAGCTCCTGCTCTGGGACCCGCCGCTCTTGCCCATCCCGGGCGAGGCGCGGCGCGTCGCGATGGAAGAGGGCGACGGATTCGAGGTGCTCTCCGAGGAGAACCCGACCGAGCGGCCCCTCTTCGACGAGCGCCATTCCTTGCCGAACCGCCTGCTCGGCGAGGTGCAGATCGGCTCGATGCACCAGAAGACCGTGGTCGTCGACGGCCGCGTCGGGTTCTGCGGCGGCATGAACATGCGCCAGAACGACTGGGATACGCGGAGCCACCACCTCTTCGACCCCTGCCGCTGTCGATTCTCGCGCCCGAGCGTGTTCCGCGCCCGCGTCAAGGACGGGCTCGCCGCCGCGGATCACCCGCCGCGCCACGATTTCATGGCGCGTATCGAGGGGCCGAGCGTGGCGCACCTCGAGGAGAACTTCCGCGAGCGGTGGAATCGGCTCCTCGAGCGCGGCGCCCCGCACGCCGAGCGCGCGACGTACGTGCCCCCGCCCGAGCCCGCCGTGCTGCCCGAGGCGCCGGGACGATCGGCCGTGCAGGTCGTGCGCACCATGCCCGCGCCCCATACCGAGCGCGGGATCCTCGACGTGTACCTGCGCGCCGTCGCCGCCGCCCGCCGCCTCATTTACATCGAGGACCAGTACTTCCGCTCCACCTACGTGAGCGAGGCCATCGCCGAGGCGGCCCGTGGAAACCCGCGCCTCTCGGTCCTGGTCATCACGAGCGAGGCGCAGGCGAACCACCCCTTCGCCGGCGCCTTCTGCCACGCCGGCTTCGAGCGGATCCGCGAGGTGATCCCCCATTTCGAGCTCTATTCGCTCCGCTGCGCGGGCCGCGACGGCCGCGGCAAGCGGCGCGTGCAGGAGGTCGATCACCACGGCAAGCTCCTCATCGTCGACGACGTCTTCGTCATGGTGGGGAGCTGCAACGTGAACGACCGCGGCTTCGAATACGAGGGCGAGTGCAACGTCGCCGTCGTCGATCCGGCCTTCGCCGCGACCGTCCGTCTCGGCCTGTTCCGCGATTACCTCGCGAAGGATCCGCGCCTCGGCCACAGCATCGAGCGGGACGTCGAGGTCTTCCGCGAGCACGCCGCGCGGAACGCGGAGGGCCCGCCGGAGGGCGAGCCGCACCCGTACCTCGTCCCCTTCGCCCCGCGCCCCCGCCGCGTGTTGATCTTCGACCGCGGCGTCTTCTGA
- a CDS encoding EAL domain-containing protein, producing MKAGERSAEASATAREETLGTIPPGSGAVATAATWLDELLESEHLHVAFQPIVDLGTGEVMGREVLGRLGPGASEAHARGVSGPQALLEMAHSHGKLVAVDRRFREIGIETLARVGSEGVFFLNVDPRVIDDPAFSAGFTRRLLEEHGVAPTRIVLELTESGAVLDSDRLERIVRHYASQGFRIALDDVGAGYASLTALVRVRPHFLKLDKAIVRHLSGDPLRAHLVRSLADFGRRAGIQVIAEGIEDEHDLCALLACGVELGQGYLLARPAPELAPLPTNVRDLVRRAARQAEGDGRSNPPPRTIGALRGSHASVLPLTSAGEVASVLRRSPVHAALPVVDSDGHVLGLATRERLLDELAHTRRGGSPIVALMDPHPLRVDEATSLPVALRLATSRDEHRVYDPVIVEHHGRYLGTVTVQVLMQAIADGEF from the coding sequence ATGAAGGCAGGTGAGCGCAGCGCAGAGGCGTCGGCGACGGCGAGGGAGGAGACCCTCGGCACGATCCCGCCAGGCTCGGGCGCCGTCGCGACGGCCGCGACGTGGCTCGACGAGCTGCTCGAGAGTGAACACCTGCACGTGGCTTTCCAGCCGATCGTCGATCTCGGCACGGGTGAGGTCATGGGCCGCGAGGTGCTCGGGCGCCTCGGGCCGGGCGCGTCCGAGGCGCACGCGCGCGGGGTCTCGGGGCCGCAGGCGCTCCTGGAGATGGCGCACTCGCACGGCAAGCTCGTGGCCGTCGATCGGCGCTTCCGCGAGATCGGGATCGAGACACTCGCGCGCGTGGGATCCGAAGGGGTGTTTTTCCTGAACGTCGATCCCCGGGTGATCGACGACCCGGCGTTCTCCGCGGGTTTTACGCGCAGGTTGCTCGAGGAGCACGGGGTCGCGCCGACGCGGATCGTCCTCGAGCTGACGGAGTCGGGGGCGGTGCTCGACAGCGACAGGCTGGAGCGGATCGTCCGGCACTACGCGAGCCAGGGGTTCCGCATCGCGCTCGACGACGTGGGCGCGGGGTACGCGTCGTTGACGGCGCTCGTGCGGGTGCGGCCGCATTTCTTGAAGCTCGACAAGGCCATCGTGCGGCACCTCTCGGGGGATCCGCTGCGCGCGCACCTCGTGCGATCGCTGGCGGATTTCGGGCGGCGCGCGGGGATCCAGGTGATCGCGGAGGGCATCGAGGACGAACACGATCTCTGCGCGTTGCTCGCGTGTGGCGTGGAGCTCGGTCAGGGCTACCTGCTCGCGCGGCCGGCGCCGGAGCTCGCGCCCTTGCCGACGAACGTGCGGGATCTCGTGCGCCGCGCGGCGAGGCAGGCGGAGGGGGACGGTCGGTCGAACCCGCCGCCGCGTACGATCGGCGCCCTGCGGGGCTCGCATGCGTCCGTGTTGCCCTTGACGAGCGCGGGGGAGGTGGCGTCGGTGCTGCGACGGTCGCCGGTGCACGCCGCGTTGCCCGTGGTGGACAGCGACGGTCACGTGCTCGGGCTCGCCACGCGCGAGCGGCTGCTCGACGAGCTCGCGCACACGCGCCGCGGAGGCTCGCCGATCGTGGCGCTCATGGATCCACACCCGCTGCGCGTGGACGAGGCGACGAGCCTGCCGGTGGCGCTGCGGCTGGCGACGTCGCGGGACGAACATCGCGTGTACGATCCGGTGATCGTGGAGCACCACGGGCGGTACCTCGGGACGGTGACGGTGCAGGTGCTGATGCAGGCGATCGCGGACGGGGAGTTCTAG
- a CDS encoding UvrD-helicase domain-containing protein — MTLPPEDALLYAFRRNIVVAASAGTGKTYRLTALYVLLTLGLTSMGRTDGDRPAEPIPPERIVATTFSRAAAQEIAARVQAALAEIAAWDQEGPEPKLAAIIAARRAVIADPPSIPEIKRRAADALGRAAGARIDTLHGLAQQIVRTHALALGVDPQARVVEEDEAQALADLAVDEALSAALSAGGAQAEAARSLIAAANGVWGARKQIASLCDRLDEEGLLPSELLLAEHERGARSLRASLDAVVATCVAGGSRTKDAAQDLARALAQGGPGELFPAAAEEPLRELFAVAMRGKTSDADKEFAAFREELPGDNSAERGAGLLAILREAPALSARERGIVALLEDARARLGALRRKEGLLSFGDMLRMARDGLRDRPEIAAQVRASIDALLVDEFQDTSRAQRDIVYLLREREDSGRPIGRTPDAEGLIGHGLFLVGDRKQSIYGFRGADVAVFSRITGELCGPLAREALALAPEICASDARADLVALRESRRSGGKILDFVNAFSAHDFHAPGDTHPRDFEVVYGPADHLMPVAEAQGAGEVVLVDDDGASPADAEPVVRGATRSMREAFVAAAFTARYVRSGEGSFRDIAILARRRKTLPLLELALARIDIPHVVAGRALFDTSEVRDVAAVLRLLVDRRDRLALATVLRGPAVGLSDAALAWLGAPKTGLSLPLERSDALRLLPALPAWEKLGPADRTRLEDFVRRFVELRRAALRLHPGEAIRAAVAAFDLDRVFAAMPRPEMRIGHVDRLLGVARRRGGSLPGFVRWLDRRMRDDSDERDEATFAEEEDAVRLMTIHASKGLDFPVVIVLDLDAGVSPRPSGLQIASLGGPRPTLILRHHASRPDPLSDTMLARLERGERPVLDALRTEAQAKADELARARELAERQRLTYVAITRPKRALVMIGVPDPPEGSRKRAKGGSAFEALKDGLTKPAIKDAITRREQASVLLADPHAQPREARSGALSPTGPAPPWPERPPTRTISIATTPLSLFQGCARRFRLRQLMGFDEPISTGYVELPGDPATEAVEIDTEADLDPRIRGLAAHGVLERWPREAFGRPVDVADVRRRLALAGLRPEVPEAARIAEGIACFLDGPFTRSIRDQGLRMLREEPFVLTVDLSAAPDGSPRALGLRGAVDFVVFRPDGTVDVIDYKLSRPRSDLSVYAFQLHAYALSMHRREPERRIRAGVVFLAGANPEPVWLAAEGEDGTITNAEHDRFAGELKTLGERFAEARWADRFDAVPLDRCRKLHCGFVGACYGPESTL, encoded by the coding sequence ATGACGCTGCCGCCCGAAGACGCCCTCCTCTACGCCTTCCGCCGCAACATCGTCGTGGCCGCGAGCGCGGGCACCGGAAAGACGTACCGGCTCACGGCGCTCTACGTCCTGCTCACGCTTGGCCTCACCTCGATGGGGCGAACGGATGGCGACAGACCTGCCGAGCCGATCCCACCCGAGCGGATCGTCGCGACCACCTTCTCGCGCGCCGCGGCGCAGGAGATCGCGGCGCGTGTGCAGGCGGCGCTCGCAGAAATTGCCGCCTGGGACCAGGAGGGGCCGGAGCCCAAGCTCGCGGCCATCATCGCGGCGCGCCGGGCCGTCATCGCCGATCCGCCGAGCATCCCCGAGATCAAGCGTCGCGCCGCGGATGCGCTCGGTCGCGCTGCGGGCGCCCGCATCGACACGCTGCACGGCCTCGCGCAGCAGATCGTCCGGACACACGCGCTCGCGCTCGGCGTGGATCCGCAGGCGCGCGTCGTCGAGGAGGACGAGGCGCAGGCCCTCGCGGATCTCGCGGTCGACGAGGCGCTCTCGGCCGCGCTCTCGGCCGGCGGCGCGCAGGCCGAGGCGGCGCGTTCGCTCATCGCCGCCGCGAACGGCGTGTGGGGCGCGCGCAAGCAGATCGCGAGCCTCTGCGACCGCCTCGACGAGGAGGGCCTCTTGCCCTCGGAGCTCCTGCTCGCCGAACACGAGCGCGGCGCGCGCTCCTTGCGCGCCTCGCTCGACGCCGTCGTCGCCACCTGCGTCGCGGGCGGGTCACGCACGAAGGACGCGGCCCAGGACCTCGCGCGTGCCCTCGCGCAGGGCGGCCCCGGCGAGCTCTTCCCCGCCGCCGCCGAGGAGCCGCTCCGCGAGCTCTTCGCCGTCGCCATGCGTGGCAAGACGAGCGACGCCGACAAGGAGTTCGCCGCCTTCCGCGAGGAGCTGCCCGGCGACAACAGCGCCGAACGTGGCGCCGGCCTGCTCGCCATCCTGCGCGAGGCCCCCGCGCTCTCCGCGCGCGAGCGTGGCATCGTCGCGTTGCTCGAGGATGCGCGCGCGCGCCTCGGCGCCCTCCGCCGCAAGGAAGGCTTGCTCAGCTTCGGCGACATGCTCCGCATGGCCCGCGACGGCCTGCGTGATCGCCCCGAGATCGCCGCGCAGGTCCGCGCCTCCATCGACGCGCTCCTCGTCGACGAGTTCCAGGACACGAGCCGCGCCCAGCGCGACATCGTCTACCTCTTGCGCGAGCGCGAGGACAGCGGACGCCCGATCGGACGCACCCCGGACGCCGAGGGCCTCATCGGGCACGGCCTCTTCCTCGTCGGCGATCGCAAGCAATCCATCTACGGCTTCCGCGGCGCCGACGTCGCCGTCTTCTCGCGTATCACGGGTGAGCTCTGCGGCCCCCTCGCCCGCGAGGCCCTCGCCCTCGCCCCCGAGATCTGCGCGAGCGACGCCCGCGCCGACCTCGTCGCCCTCCGCGAGAGCCGCCGCAGCGGCGGCAAGATCCTCGACTTCGTCAACGCCTTCTCCGCCCACGATTTTCACGCCCCCGGAGATACACATCCACGTGACTTCGAGGTCGTCTACGGCCCCGCCGATCACCTCATGCCCGTCGCCGAAGCCCAGGGCGCGGGGGAGGTCGTGCTCGTCGACGACGACGGCGCTTCTCCGGCCGACGCCGAGCCCGTCGTCCGCGGCGCCACCCGATCCATGCGCGAGGCCTTCGTCGCTGCGGCCTTCACCGCTCGTTACGTGCGCAGCGGCGAGGGCTCGTTCCGCGACATCGCCATCCTCGCGCGACGTCGGAAGACGCTCCCGCTCCTCGAGCTCGCCCTCGCGCGTATCGACATCCCGCACGTCGTCGCGGGCCGCGCGCTCTTCGACACCTCCGAGGTCCGCGACGTCGCCGCCGTGCTCCGGCTGCTCGTCGATCGCCGCGACCGCCTCGCGCTCGCCACCGTCCTGCGTGGGCCCGCCGTGGGTCTGTCCGACGCCGCGCTCGCGTGGCTCGGCGCGCCGAAAACAGGTCTGTCTCTCCCCCTCGAACGCTCGGACGCGCTCCGCCTGCTGCCCGCCTTGCCCGCGTGGGAAAAACTCGGCCCCGCGGATCGCACGCGCCTCGAGGACTTCGTCCGCCGCTTCGTCGAGCTCCGCCGCGCGGCCTTGCGCCTGCACCCCGGCGAGGCGATCCGCGCGGCCGTCGCGGCCTTCGACCTCGACCGCGTCTTCGCCGCCATGCCTCGGCCCGAGATGCGCATCGGCCACGTCGATCGCCTGCTCGGCGTGGCGCGTCGCCGCGGCGGCTCGCTCCCGGGCTTCGTGCGCTGGCTCGATCGCCGCATGCGTGACGACTCCGACGAGCGCGACGAGGCCACCTTCGCCGAGGAAGAAGACGCCGTCCGCCTCATGACGATCCACGCGAGCAAGGGCCTCGACTTCCCCGTGGTGATCGTCCTCGACCTCGACGCCGGCGTCTCCCCGCGGCCCTCCGGCCTGCAGATCGCCTCCCTCGGCGGCCCGCGGCCCACGTTGATCCTGCGCCACCACGCCTCACGACCGGATCCGCTCTCCGACACCATGCTCGCGCGGCTCGAGCGAGGCGAGCGGCCCGTGCTCGACGCGCTGCGCACCGAAGCACAAGCCAAGGCGGACGAGCTCGCCCGCGCGCGTGAGCTCGCCGAGCGACAGCGCCTCACCTACGTCGCGATCACCCGGCCGAAGCGCGCGCTCGTCATGATCGGCGTGCCGGATCCTCCCGAAGGCAGCCGCAAGCGCGCGAAGGGAGGATCGGCGTTCGAGGCCCTGAAAGACGGCCTCACGAAGCCCGCGATCAAGGACGCGATCACCCGCCGCGAGCAGGCCTCCGTGTTGCTCGCCGATCCGCACGCGCAGCCACGCGAGGCGCGCAGCGGCGCCCTCTCGCCGACCGGCCCTGCGCCGCCTTGGCCCGAGCGCCCGCCGACCCGCACGATCTCGATCGCCACGACCCCGCTCTCGCTCTTCCAGGGCTGCGCGCGCCGCTTCCGCCTGCGCCAGCTCATGGGCTTCGACGAGCCGATCAGCACGGGTTACGTCGAGCTGCCCGGCGACCCCGCAACGGAGGCCGTGGAGATCGACACGGAAGCCGACCTCGACCCGCGCATCCGTGGCCTCGCGGCGCACGGCGTGCTCGAGCGCTGGCCGCGTGAGGCCTTCGGCCGCCCCGTCGACGTCGCCGACGTCCGCCGCCGTCTCGCGCTCGCCGGCCTGCGCCCCGAGGTGCCCGAGGCGGCGCGTATCGCCGAGGGCATCGCGTGTTTCCTCGACGGCCCCTTCACCCGATCGATCCGCGATCAGGGCCTGCGTATGCTCCGCGAAGAGCCGTTCGTCCTGACGGTCGACCTCTCCGCCGCGCCCGACGGCTCCCCGCGCGCCCTCGGCCTGCGTGGCGCCGTCGACTTCGTCGTCTTCCGGCCCGACGGCACGGTCGACGTCATCGACTACAAGCTCTCCCGCCCGCGCTCCGACCTCTCCGTCTACGCCTTCCAGCTCCACGCCTACGCGCTCAGCATGCACCGCCGCGAGCCCGAGCGGCGCATCCGCGCCGGCGTCGTTTTCCTCGCGGGCGCGAACCCCGAGCCCGTCTGGCTCGCGGCCGAAGGCGAGGACGGGACCATCACGAACGCGGAGCACGACCGCTTCGCGGGCGAGCTAAAGACCCTCGGCGAGCGCTTCGCCGAGGCCCGCTGGGCCGACCGGTTCGACGCCGTCCCGCTGGATCGTTGCCGCAAGCTGCATTGTGGCTTCGTGGGGGCCTGTTACGGGCCCGAGAGCACGCTCTGA
- a CDS encoding PD-(D/E)XK nuclease family protein, translating into MRAFVQGALAMVEPDCSLASNAVTRLVSRVALEAGPIAGVDLPDAPAERVAFADVVDAALGRLRRAGVRPDHLFQAEGPQAALLAEVMRRADEILAQKSLVDPRCAGFVLSRALRRGPCDALLQEMSAYDVTLSGMLSFEADDLSWLEALHARSREAGGRGLVVEMPLFSGESLFDPTDLDEEAVGSVATVLEKRWSELAFGPSIDWSPLGDGAAALVLRAAGPEGEARAVAAEVLTALGSGVPPESITILVPALDDGTLDPLRAALSDARIPFHEPRGPSPDASPEGRAALGLFALASGPITRERVIDILRAPGLHAGIWVSERHERDAEAKAALLAHRLRDVPVEVDRTGTLLVDNLRAVIEASGDTDEAWMPAALTRMLESIALLAAGQTRADIAARFGALCDKLDLGRPSMGELGAALRVEALRGRSLALRAIGEGQAAVRAIRDATRAVVEAAAMLGLADAPARVEELYAEVRRAASQGRSDGGGSRASAVRIARPNELCGIRYEVLIVTGLGPGGYGPEADGGLIDERLWSTLPASARPPTARERDRIRRAELAWAMGGARRVVVSYSTTDDEAAPHAIVTRALRAKTPERVEPSSRVSRAASRIDPRGAELVLLSAGSAPAPLIADRVSIERARLAYFLDPRADAGPFTGRIELTDPELAAHLRACVGGDMPARPIAVTHIEKAAGCAFAGFARRVWRTRRQEDALEAADPRERGTQVHAATAAAFQAAWEAGGRANRRKALEAAREAAMRAVGADKEAAPLRRELLIGAVDVALGFVAHGLDEQGFSFALAEQPFGPSVAAPWDALPIAPMPGEGEGAPAPSASVFVEGKIDRVDRGDGGKSAARVVDYKTGQIPSKSEQGTLHLQLPLYAAAVARATGAEEVQALYIGADKRGEISAKPAKEPDRRAIADKRLDAERTARRVVLSLWDGHIEPRPVKGDLCDRCDARDVCRRPAVVPGEADEEGGG; encoded by the coding sequence TTGCGTGCCTTCGTGCAAGGCGCGCTCGCCATGGTCGAGCCGGATTGTAGCCTCGCCTCGAACGCCGTGACGCGCCTCGTCTCCCGCGTCGCCCTCGAAGCCGGCCCCATCGCCGGCGTCGATCTGCCCGACGCGCCCGCCGAGCGGGTCGCGTTCGCCGACGTCGTCGACGCCGCCCTCGGCCGCCTCCGCCGCGCCGGTGTTCGGCCGGACCACCTCTTCCAGGCCGAAGGCCCGCAGGCCGCCCTGCTCGCCGAGGTCATGCGCCGCGCCGACGAGATCCTCGCGCAAAAGAGCCTCGTCGATCCGCGATGTGCCGGGTTCGTCCTCTCCCGCGCCCTGCGCCGCGGCCCTTGTGACGCCCTCCTCCAGGAAATGTCGGCCTACGACGTCACCCTCTCCGGCATGCTCTCCTTCGAGGCCGACGACCTCTCCTGGCTCGAGGCCTTGCATGCCCGCTCGCGCGAGGCCGGCGGGCGTGGGCTCGTCGTCGAGATGCCGCTCTTCTCGGGGGAATCCCTGTTCGACCCGACGGACCTCGACGAGGAGGCCGTCGGCTCTGTCGCCACCGTCCTCGAAAAACGCTGGTCCGAGCTCGCGTTTGGCCCCTCGATCGATTGGAGCCCGCTCGGCGACGGCGCCGCCGCCCTCGTCTTGCGCGCCGCGGGCCCCGAGGGCGAGGCGCGGGCCGTCGCGGCCGAGGTCCTGACCGCGCTCGGCAGCGGCGTCCCGCCCGAATCCATTACGATCCTCGTCCCCGCGCTCGACGACGGCACGCTCGATCCGCTACGCGCCGCCCTCTCCGACGCCCGGATTCCTTTTCACGAGCCGCGCGGCCCCTCGCCCGACGCTTCGCCCGAGGGCCGCGCCGCGCTTGGCCTCTTCGCGCTCGCGTCCGGGCCCATCACCCGCGAGCGTGTCATCGATATCCTCCGCGCCCCCGGCCTGCACGCCGGCATCTGGGTCTCCGAGCGCCACGAGCGCGACGCCGAGGCCAAGGCCGCATTACTCGCCCACAGGCTGCGCGACGTCCCCGTCGAGGTCGATCGGACGGGCACGCTGCTCGTCGACAATCTCCGCGCCGTCATTGAAGCGTCCGGCGACACGGACGAGGCCTGGATGCCCGCGGCCCTCACGCGAATGCTGGAGAGTATCGCGTTGCTCGCCGCAGGACAGACCCGCGCCGATATCGCGGCGAGGTTCGGCGCGCTCTGCGACAAGCTCGATCTCGGCCGGCCCTCGATGGGCGAGCTCGGCGCGGCGTTACGCGTCGAGGCCCTGCGCGGCCGGTCCCTCGCGTTACGCGCCATTGGCGAGGGGCAAGCGGCGGTGCGCGCCATTCGTGACGCGACACGCGCCGTCGTCGAGGCGGCGGCCATGCTCGGCCTCGCGGACGCGCCGGCCCGCGTCGAGGAGCTGTATGCCGAGGTGCGTCGCGCCGCGTCACAGGGCCGCTCCGACGGCGGCGGCAGCCGCGCCAGCGCCGTCCGGATCGCCCGCCCGAACGAGCTGTGTGGGATCCGGTACGAGGTCTTGATCGTCACGGGCCTCGGCCCGGGCGGGTATGGGCCGGAGGCGGACGGCGGGCTCATCGACGAGCGGCTCTGGTCGACGCTGCCGGCCTCGGCGCGTCCCCCCACGGCGCGCGAGCGTGATCGCATCCGGCGCGCCGAGCTCGCCTGGGCCATGGGCGGGGCGCGTCGCGTCGTGGTCTCGTACAGCACGACCGACGACGAGGCGGCGCCCCATGCGATCGTGACGCGCGCCTTGCGGGCGAAGACACCCGAGCGTGTCGAGCCCTCGTCGCGTGTGTCGCGGGCCGCCTCGCGGATCGATCCACGCGGGGCGGAGCTCGTCTTGCTCTCGGCGGGCTCGGCGCCGGCGCCGCTCATCGCGGATCGGGTCTCGATCGAGCGGGCGCGCCTCGCGTACTTCCTGGATCCGCGCGCGGACGCCGGGCCCTTCACGGGGCGGATCGAGCTCACCGATCCCGAGCTCGCCGCGCACCTGCGCGCGTGTGTCGGCGGGGACATGCCCGCGCGGCCGATCGCGGTGACGCACATCGAGAAGGCCGCGGGTTGCGCGTTCGCGGGGTTTGCCCGGCGCGTGTGGCGCACGCGTCGGCAGGAGGACGCGCTCGAGGCGGCCGATCCACGCGAGCGTGGCACGCAGGTGCACGCGGCGACGGCGGCGGCGTTCCAGGCCGCGTGGGAGGCGGGCGGGCGGGCGAACCGGCGCAAGGCGCTCGAAGCGGCGCGCGAGGCGGCGATGCGCGCGGTCGGCGCGGACAAGGAGGCGGCGCCGCTGCGGCGGGAGCTCCTGATCGGGGCCGTCGACGTCGCGCTCGGGTTCGTCGCGCACGGCCTCGACGAGCAAGGGTTCTCGTTTGCGCTCGCCGAACAACCGTTCGGCCCGTCGGTGGCCGCGCCGTGGGACGCGCTGCCGATCGCGCCGATGCCGGGGGAAGGCGAGGGCGCGCCGGCGCCTTCGGCGTCGGTCTTCGTCGAGGGCAAGATCGACCGTGTGGATCGAGGGGACGGCGGCAAAAGCGCCGCGCGCGTCGTCGACTACAAGACGGGGCAGATCCCGAGCAAGAGCGAGCAAGGGACGCTGCACCTGCAGCTCCCGCTTTACGCCGCGGCCGTGGCGCGCGCGACGGGGGCCGAGGAGGTGCAGGCGCTCTACATCGGCGCGGACAAGCGGGGCGAGATCAGCGCGAAGCCCGCGAAGGAGCCGGACCGGCGCGCCATCGCGGACAAGCGCCTCGACGCCGAACGAACGGCGCGCAGGGTGGTGCTCTCGCTCTGGGACGGGCACATCGAGCCGCGGCCCGTGAAGGGGGATCTCTGCGATCGCTGTGACGCGCGGGACGTGTGCCGCAGGCCGGCCGTCGTGCCCGGCGAGGCGGACGAGGAGGGCGGAGGATGA